From a single Phragmites australis chromosome 7, lpPhrAust1.1, whole genome shotgun sequence genomic region:
- the LOC133923881 gene encoding uncharacterized protein LOC133923881, which translates to MAMASSPSAPAVKAVLPVPLLPSSSVVLARRAPAVLRVGDRGRRGAALAAALGDLRPDIDEYPEGILSGEWPDNFSLLSYADLCAYLESQIVTSDQMSPTAKLGDVMSRPVQVAAPGQRLAEVDAFFVAQSGLPVVDDEGRCVGVVSKKDKAKAPNGLESTVGEVMSSPAITLTPEKTVLEAAALMLKEKVHRIPVVNEQLQVIGIVTRTDIFQALEANQA; encoded by the exons ATGGCCATGGCGTCGTCGCCTTCCGCTCCCGCCGTCAAGGCCGTTCTCCCCGTCCCGCTGCTGCCGTCGTCCTCCGTGGTACTGGCGCGGCGCGCGCCTGCTGTCCTGCGCGTGGGCGACAGGGGGCGGCGGGgcgcggcgctggcggcggcgctTGGGGACCTGCGCCCGGACATCGACGAGTACCCGGAGGGCATCCTATCGGGCGAGTGGCCCGATAACTTCTCCCTCCTCAGCTACGCTGACCTCTGCGCCTACCTCGAGTCCCAGATCGTCACCTCAGACCAG ATGAGCCCGACGGCGAAACTCGGGGACGTGATGTCGCGGCCGGTGCAGGTGGCCGCGCCGGGGCAGCGGCTGGCGGAGGTCGACGCCTTCTTCGTTGCGCAGTCCGGACTACCAGTGGTCGACGACGAGGGCAGGTGCGTGGGCGTCGTCTCCAAGAAGGACAAGGCCAAGGCGCCCAATGGG TTGGAGTCAACTGTTGGTGAAGTCATGTCATCTCCTGCTATAACCCTGACACCTGAGAAGACTGTCTTGG AAGCTGCTGCACTAATGCTTAAGGAGAAGGTCCACAGGATACCAGTTGTGAATGAACAACTGCAAGTGATtg GAATTGTCACTCGCACGGACATATTTCAGGCTTTGGAGGCCAACCAAGCATGA